The Capra hircus breed San Clemente chromosome 2, ASM170441v1, whole genome shotgun sequence genome window below encodes:
- the C2H2orf88 gene encoding small membrane A-kinase anchor protein produces the protein MGCMKSKQTFPFPTTLESEKRHVSEENFMPEEKFLPRIPSLVNVKEEVKEPPGPQIVVFEFAQHLSQEILSDALQQWAGNNLKYYDIPYIESEGP, from the coding sequence ATGGGCTGCATGAAATCAAAGCAAACTTTCCCATTTCCCACCACACTTGAGAGTGAGAAGAGGCATGTGAGTGAAGAAAACTTTATGCCTGAAGAGAAATTTCTACCCAGGATACCTTCTCTAGTTAATGTCAAAGAGGAAGTGAAGGAACCCCCAGGGCCTCAAATTGTGGTCTTCGAATTTGCACAGCACCTGTCCCAGGAAATCTTGAGTGATGCCTTGCAGCAGTGGGCAGGCAACAACCTCAAGTACTATGACATCCCATATATTGAGAGTGAAGGGCCTTGA